In Nicotiana tabacum cultivar K326 chromosome 11, ASM71507v2, whole genome shotgun sequence, a single window of DNA contains:
- the LOC107794524 gene encoding tropinone reductase homolog: MAQNENNNGDGRWSLHGMTALVTGGTRGIGHAIVEELASFGATIFTCSRNKKDLIECLEKWQKKGYKVNGSTCDLFSEDERNQLIEKATEYFNGKLDILVNNAGICVPKETTKTTSGDCSLMIGTNFEASYHLCQLAYPFLKVSGKASSIVFISSISGIMAIPFVSLYAATKGAINQLTKNLACEWGKDNIRVNAVAPWIIDTALTDTVAEDFESKDVENLIKRTPISRMGKPNEVSSLVAYLCFPAASYITGQIICVDGGKTVCGFP, from the exons ATGGCACAGAATGAAAATAACAATGGAGATGGAAGATGGTCTCTTCATGGCATGACTGCCCTTGTTACTGGGGGTACTAGGGGCATAGG CCATGCCATAGTTGAAGAATTAGCGAGTTTCGGCGCAACAATCTTTACATGTTCAAGAAATAAAAAAGACTTAATTGAATGTTTGGAGAAATGGCAAAAGAAGGGTTATAAAGTAAATGGATCTACATGTGACTTGTTTTCAGAAGATGAACGAAACCAGTTGATTGAAAAAGCTACTGAATACTTCAATGGGAAGCTTGACATCCTC GTAAATAATGCTGGTATATGTGTACCAAAGGAAACCACAAAAACTACATCTGGAGATTGCTCACTAATGATTGGGACCAATTTTGAGGCTTCATACCACTTGTGTCAATTAGCATACCCTTTTCTGAAAGTTTCAGGAAAAGCAAGCAGCATTGTGTTCATCTCTTCTATCTCTGGAATCATGGCTATTCCTTTTGTTTCTCTCTATGCAGCTACAAAAG GAGCAATAAATCAATTAACAAAGAACTTGGCCTGCGAATGGGGAAAAGATAATATTCGAGTTAATGCAGTTGCACCATGGATAATTGATACTGCGCTTACAGATACTGTAGCT GAAGATTTTGAGTCAAAAGATGTGGAGAACTTAATTAAGAGAACACCAATAAGCAGGATGGGAAAGCCAAATGAAGTTTCCTCACTGGTGGCATACTTGTGCTTTCCTGCTGCTTCTTATATAACTGGACAAATCATCTGTGTTGATGGAGGCAAAACTGTTTGTggatttccatga